The Halanaerobiales bacterium nucleotide sequence CAATTTTCAAGTCGCCAACTACCGGTATATTCTGCTGCCTGACGAATGGCTATCATTTCTGCATGAGCAGTTGGATCCTGTATCTCTTCTTTTAAATTATATCCTCTACCAATAACCTTATCATCTTTTATAACAACTGCGCCAATAGGCACTTCTTTTTTCTCCAACGCCTTTTTTGCTTCTTCAAAAGCTAAATCCATAAATTTTTTATCTCTATTCATAAATTACTCCTTATCTAAATTATATCCTTCTTGCCAGTATTATAATTAAAACTCTTTTTTTTGTCAAGAATTTGTACTCTAATCCACCTTTTATTTCTTTTATTATAAGAATATTTATGATAAAATATAACATAATACTACATTTGTACTAAAATTATTTAAAATACATTAACAAACCACCAGGAGGAGATCTATTTATGAAAAAAATCAACGAAAAAATTGGTATCTATGAAATTTTAAAATCCTTCTCCTATTCTATGGACTTAATCAGTGAAACAGTTGTGGGTCATCACAATAAAGTTGCTTATATTTCTTTAGAATTAGGAAAAGAAATGAATTTATCTAATACTCAACTAAAAAAACTAGTCATCTCTGCTCTAATCCATGATTTAGGAGTTTTTTATCTCCATCAAAGTTTTTCAGATTTAAGTTTTGATAGTCGTAGAAATCAGCATGCAGAAATTGGCTATCATTTACTAAAAAACAATTCTCCAATAGCTGATATACCAGAAATCATAAGATATCACCACCATGAATGGGACAAAAAAAATAATGATGAAATTCCTAGATTAAGCAATATATTACACCTGGCTGATAGAATAGCAGTTTTAATCAAAGATGATTCACCTATTTTAAGCCAGAAAAAAAGAATCATAAAGATAATTAAAAAAAATAGAAAATTACGTTTCTGTCCTGAAGCAGTAGAAAAATTTATTAAACTTTCCATTAGAGAGGATTTTTGGCTTAACATTATCTCTAACACTAGAATAGAAAAAAAACTAGATGATTTTTTTCTACCTCCAAGCTGGTTAATAAATTATGATGAAGTCCTAAAAATAAGTAATCTTATAAGTCATATCATTGATTTTAGAAGCTCTTTTACTGCTACTCACTCCGAAGGAATCGCTGCAATTTCAGCACACTTAAGTAAGTACTTGAATTTTAACAAAAAAGAACAGAAAAAAATGAAAATTGCTGGTTATTTACACGATATTGGTAAACTTGTAGTACCTCCAGCAGTTTTAAATAAATCTGGTAAATTAACAAATGAGGAATGGAATATAATGAAAACCCATACTTATTATACCTATCAAGCTCTTTCCACTACTGAAAATCTAAATACAATTAGAGAATGGGCTTCCTACCATCACGAAAAACTAAACGGTAAAGGGTATCCATTTCATCTTAATAAAAATCAATTATCTCTAGGTTCAAAAATAATGGGAGTTTCTGATGTTTTTACAGCTATCACTGAAGATAGGCCTTATAGGAAAGGTATGGAATATTCAAAGGTGAAAATTATATTAAATGAAATGGCAGTAGAAAATGAACTGGATGAAGAATTAGTTGGAATAGTTCTCGATGATTTTGATGAATTTAATGATATTAGAGAAGAAGTTCAGGTTAAAACTAAAAAATATTTTAATAAATTTAATAGAAAAGCAAAAAACATTCTGGATTCCTTAGACGGGGAGAATATTTCATCTGATAGACCTGAAGCTTTAAAATAATTAAAAAAACACCCTGGCAAAATATCCTTCTACCAGGGTGTATTATATATCTTAAATATTAATAAAAAATGGCGTGCCCGAGAGGACTCGAACCCCTAGCCTACTGATCCGTAATCAGTCGCTCTATCCAATTGAGCTACGGGCACAACATATTATAAAACAGTTCTATTTTCGACTGCACAAATTATTATATATGCTTTAATCTAAAATGTCAAATATTTATTCCCTTAAATCATTCTTAATTCTTTCAAATTCTTCTTTATCTATTTCACCTTTTGCATATCTTCTTCTAGCTATTTCTTCAGGACTTAACTCAGTTTCTGTTTTTCTTCCATAAGAAGAATCACTTTTTCTATAATTTTCATACCCTTTCTTTTGATTATTATAACCACTAATATATTTAAATAAATAGAAAGCAGCAACTATTAACAATCCCCAAAAGAAAATCATCATAAAACCTCCACCTCCTCTAAACATAAAAGCAGGATTAAAACAACCTCTAACAAATCCCATCTACAACACCTCCAAATTTAATATATATAATTTATTCTAAATATGAAGCTTCAATATTTTCTTTTTTTAATAAATTTGCATTTGTAACAACAGTTATTGAACTGGTAGCCATTGCAATCTCAGCTATTACTGGATGTAATAATCCAGCTACTGCTACTGGAATAGCTATAAGGTTATAGAAAAATGCCCAGAATAGATTTTGCTTAATTTTTTTGAATGTAGCCCGTGAAAGTTTCACAGCAGTAACTACAGCTGAAAGTTCACCTCTTACTAAAGTTATATCAGCTGACTCAATTGCTATATCAGTACCAGTACCAATTGCTAAACCAACATCTGCTTTAGTTAATGCTGGAGCATCATTAATTCCATCTCCAACCATTGCTATCTTCCCAAATTTCTTTTTCAAATTATCTATTTCCTTTACTTTTCCATCTGGAAGCACTTCAGCCACAACATGATCTATACCAACTTTATTTGCGATAGCCTGAGCAGTTCTTTTATTATCTCCTGTAATCATTGCAGTCTTAAGTCCCATATTTTTTAGTTCATTTATAGCTTCAACTGAGTCCTCTTTTAAAGTATCAGCAACTGCAATTACAGCAATTAATTCCTGATCATAACCAACTAACATAGCAGTTTTGGCTTCATTTTCTAATTTCTTTAATTCATCTTTTAAATCAACTACATCTATATTTTTTTCCGAAAACAATCTCTCATTACCAATCAATACTTCTTTACCATCTATTTCTCCTTTAACTCCTTTGGCCGTTATTGATTCAAAATTATTTACATTTTTTAATGAAAGTTCTTTTTCTTCAGCAGCATTAACTATCGCACTTGCTAAAGGATGTTCAGAAGCTGATTCTACAGAAGCAGCTAATTTTAATACTTCTTCTTTTTTAAAATTATTGGTTGATCCTAAAACTATATCTGTCAATTCTGGCTTACCTTTAGTAATAGTCCCAGTTTTATCAAAAACAATGGCATTTATATCTTTCATAACCTGAATTGCTTCACCTTTTCTAATTAGCACACCATTTTCTGCCCCTATTCCACTCCCAACCATTAAAGCTGTTGGAGTAGCCAATCCTAAAGCACAGGGACAGGCAATTACTAAAACGGAAATCGTTGCAAAAATTGCCAGAGTAAATGAATTCAATCCCGGTTGAACCCAGGGTAAAAATCCACTTGCCCAATAAGCTATATCCTGGAAAAATTCAGGAAATATCATCCAGGAAAGAAAGGTTAAAGTAGCAATTACCAAAACCGTCGGAACAAAAATTCCTGTTATTTTGTCTGCAAATTTTTGGATAGGAACTTTAGTTCCCTGGGCTTCTTCTACCATTTTTACAACTTGAGATAAAAATGTATCTTTACCTACTTTGGTTGCTTTAACTTTGAGAAAACCTTTTTGATTTACAGTAGCGCCTATTACTTCATCACCTTCAGATCTTTTAACTGGCATTGATTCACCGGTAGCCATTGATTCATCTATAGAACTTTGACCTTCTATAATAACTCCATCTGTAGGAATTTTTTCCCCTGGTCTAACAACCATAATATCTCCTGGTTGAAGTCTATCCACTTTTATCTCTTTTTCTTCTCCATCTTCAATAATCACCGCTTTTTTTGCTCCAAGCTCCATTAATTTTTTAATAGCCTCTGAAGCTCTTCCCTTAGCAGATTCTTCAATATATTTTCCAGTAAGATGAAATGCCATAATCATTCCGGCAACTCCGGCAAAATTAGCTATTGGTGTAAAAAAGACCGCTGGTCCTGTAATAAAAGCTGCTCCAGTACCCATTGCAATTAAAACATCCATATTGGCTCCACCATGTTTAACTGATCTATAAGCACTACTAAAAGTCCTTCTGCCAAAAATAAATAGGGGAGGAACTGCCAGTAAAATCATCCCTAAATTATAGATAGTTTGATTGGGCCAGACTATTCCCATAAACATTTCTGGGATCATCCATAAGATTATAGGAATAGTAAAAACCCAGGTTCCAATCATTCTCCTTTTAGCCTTTTTTACTTTTTCTTCATCATTTATTTTTTTTTTATCTTTTTCTTCTTTACTATTATTCTCAAAAGAAATTATTTCATAACCACTCTTTTTAACTATCTCTACAAATTCTTCTTTATCAAGTTCTAAGGGATCATATTCTACAGTTCCTCTATCTGTTGCAATATTAACATCAGCATTGAATACTCCATCCATTGTTTTAAGATTTTTTTCTATTGTTTGAGCACATGAAGCACAACTCATCCCACCTATATCAAAAATTACTTTTTCTCTATTTTTTTTTACATCATAACCACTTTCTTTAACAGCATTTATTAAGTTATTTCTGTCTGTGATTTCTGGATCAAAAGTAATATATGCTTTTTCAGTACTGAGATTTACATTTGCTTCTTTTACTCCTTCTGAATTGTTTAATGCCTTCTCTACTCTAGAAGAACAGGCTGCACAATGCATTCCCTCAATATCAAGATTTATTTTTTCTTCACTCATTATTACACCTCCACATTTTACATTAAATATTATACCCCTAGTGGGTATTTTCTCTTTAAATTAAAGGTATCATAGATCATAAAAAAAGTCAAGTAATTTAGTCAGGATTAAAATAAATTATATTTTTTGTCTGATTTCTTTAATTTAAATCATTTATATTTTTTCCTGTAAATACAACCTCGATTACAATAAAAACAGAGATAGCGGTCATCTTCATATCCCATATAATGAAGAGTTGCAGTTGGAGAAATAAGACCAAGAAGATCTTTAATTCTATCGATATCCTGAAAATATTGGTAATGAAAATATGCAAAACTACGCTGCAAAGTTTCATTACCAAAATTATCAATACCTACTTCTTTAGCAGTATTTTTTAAAGTGAAATATAATTTATCCTGATTTGAAAATAAATAGTCATTTTCATCAAATCCCCCAAGAAACTCTTCTATTTCTACTAATTTATCATTTTTTATAATCTCATTTTTTCTTTTTTTTATAATATTTTCTGTCTCTTTTTTATCCAAATCAACTGTTTTATTTAATGTTAATCCTAGATTGAATCCAATAAGAAAAAGGTAATAACAGCTTTCATCTATTTCTTTTAATCTATTTTGAAAATCATTTAATTTTAATTTGTTTTGGATGGCTTTACCTTCTTCCATACTTTTAACCCCTTTTTTACAATGATTTTTTAACTGAAATTAAAACTATCTCCAACTGAAGCTATTTTCACTTTACTTTTAAATCTATCTTTCATCATCATTGCTGCTCTTGTTCCAGTACAGTGAATGGG carries:
- a CDS encoding HD domain-containing phosphohydrolase, with the translated sequence MKKINEKIGIYEILKSFSYSMDLISETVVGHHNKVAYISLELGKEMNLSNTQLKKLVISALIHDLGVFYLHQSFSDLSFDSRRNQHAEIGYHLLKNNSPIADIPEIIRYHHHEWDKKNNDEIPRLSNILHLADRIAVLIKDDSPILSQKKRIIKIIKKNRKLRFCPEAVEKFIKLSIREDFWLNIISNTRIEKKLDDFFLPPSWLINYDEVLKISNLISHIIDFRSSFTATHSEGIAAISAHLSKYLNFNKKEQKKMKIAGYLHDIGKLVVPPAVLNKSGKLTNEEWNIMKTHTYYTYQALSTTENLNTIREWASYHHEKLNGKGYPFHLNKNQLSLGSKIMGVSDVFTAITEDRPYRKGMEYSKVKIILNEMAVENELDEELVGIVLDDFDEFNDIREEVQVKTKKYFNKFNRKAKNILDSLDGENISSDRPEALK
- a CDS encoding heavy metal translocating P-type ATPase; translation: MSEEKINLDIEGMHCAACSSRVEKALNNSEGVKEANVNLSTEKAYITFDPEITDRNNLINAVKESGYDVKKNREKVIFDIGGMSCASCAQTIEKNLKTMDGVFNADVNIATDRGTVEYDPLELDKEEFVEIVKKSGYEIISFENNSKEEKDKKKINDEEKVKKAKRRMIGTWVFTIPIILWMIPEMFMGIVWPNQTIYNLGMILLAVPPLFIFGRRTFSSAYRSVKHGGANMDVLIAMGTGAAFITGPAVFFTPIANFAGVAGMIMAFHLTGKYIEESAKGRASEAIKKLMELGAKKAVIIEDGEEKEIKVDRLQPGDIMVVRPGEKIPTDGVIIEGQSSIDESMATGESMPVKRSEGDEVIGATVNQKGFLKVKATKVGKDTFLSQVVKMVEEAQGTKVPIQKFADKITGIFVPTVLVIATLTFLSWMIFPEFFQDIAYWASGFLPWVQPGLNSFTLAIFATISVLVIACPCALGLATPTALMVGSGIGAENGVLIRKGEAIQVMKDINAIVFDKTGTITKGKPELTDIVLGSTNNFKKEEVLKLAASVESASEHPLASAIVNAAEEKELSLKNVNNFESITAKGVKGEIDGKEVLIGNERLFSEKNIDVVDLKDELKKLENEAKTAMLVGYDQELIAVIAVADTLKEDSVEAINELKNMGLKTAMITGDNKRTAQAIANKVGIDHVVAEVLPDGKVKEIDNLKKKFGKIAMVGDGINDAPALTKADVGLAIGTGTDIAIESADITLVRGELSAVVTAVKLSRATFKKIKQNLFWAFFYNLIAIPVAVAGLLHPVIAEIAMATSSITVVTNANLLKKENIEASYLE
- a CDS encoding SHOCT domain-containing protein, with the translated sequence MGFVRGCFNPAFMFRGGGGFMMIFFWGLLIVAAFYLFKYISGYNNQKKGYENYRKSDSSYGRKTETELSPEEIARRRYAKGEIDKEEFERIKNDLRE